From Rhinoraja longicauda isolate Sanriku21f unplaced genomic scaffold, sRhiLon1.1 Scf002086, whole genome shotgun sequence:
gggggagcagagggaggggggatggtgaggagggggttggacggagggggaagggggatcgtgaggaggtgggggatggtgggagggagagggatagtgggagggagagggatagtgaggaggtgggggagtgaggggaaggttcagggagcaggggggagggggagggagggagtttggAGGGGAGGAAGGGCGATGAGGAGACGAAGcagaggggagggatgagggggttagtgaggagtggagggagggaagggaaggtgggggaggtgcagggagcggagggagagggggtgagggaggagggagcagaGGGCGATGAGGAGAGGaagcggaggggagggaggagggggttggcgAGGagcggagggaagggggatgagcaatagaggaaggggaggggagggtggaaaggagggAGGTGTAGAGggtaggaaggaggggagggggttgggaggggagggagtgggaggggagtgaggggaatggggggtgggaggggagtgaggagaagatcgggtgggggagggagtcagtgaggagtggagggggagggagtatgAAGGGatttgggaggaggggaggtagtggggaggggagtgagggggcggagggagagggagtgcggaggggcgtgaggggggaggggagggagtgtgaaggggagtgggggaggggaatgaggggggagtgaggaggatttgcgaggaggggagtgagggggaatgggaggtgggaggggagtgaggagagggtgggggagggagtgaggaggggaggggggaggtagtgaggaggggagggggagggagtgaggaggggaggggggaggtagtgaggaggggagggggagggagtgaggaggggaggggggagggagtgaggaggggagggggagggggagggagtgtgaagggatttgggaggaggggagggaggaaggggggtgggaggggagtgagcagagggtaggggaggggtgggggggtgggaggggagggagggggcggagggggagtcagtgaggaggggagggagtatgAAGGGATTTGAGAGGAGGGGGGCgtgagtgggagggaaggggggagggaggagggagtaaagttagggaggaggggggtgaggggaggggagtgtgaaggggagtaggggagtggagtgaggggggggagtgaggagggatttgcgaggaggggagtgaggagagggtgggggagggaggggaggaagggggagggaggaggtagtgaaggaggggaggaagggggagggggaatggggggtgggaggggagggaggggagtgaggagagggtgggggagggaggggaggaaggaggtagtgaagggagggagtgagggggaatggggggtgggaggggagtgaggagagggtgggggagggaggggaggaaggagggagtgaagggagggaggaggggaggggatgggagaggagagaggggactgCCGTGGTGGTGGGCCCCGTTCTCTGGCCGGGCCCTCTCTCGGCCCCCGGGCCCAGTCAGTGTCCCCAAGGGcccgtggaggagggggggggggggggggggggttgaagctgCAGCCGGCCTCACTCCCCCTGACCGCCCCTCTGTCCACAGGTACAACGCGTTGGCCGGCGAGTTGGCCGGGGAAGTCCTCGATAACACCTTCTACGGCAAAGACTGTAATACTGTGTCTGAGCACACCATCGACAACCTCTACCGAATGCCCAGCAACCTGCTCAACTTCACCCTGAAGGTGCCCACACTGTCTCACCACCACCttcctcccctctgcctccctccctccctccctccttccctccctccctccctccctcgctccctccctccctccttccctccctccctccctccttccctccctcgctcgctcccccccctccctccctccctcccttcctccttccatcccttccccccatccctccctaggagatagatttaaactttaaaatgcgaataacttcaaaaatataaaaccgatttcaatgaaacttcttccattatcaccagagggacgacggtgagtgaggtgggcctaaaattgtcgcgctatcctgtaccgttttgactgtagttcaggaacaaacagacaaacaaacaaacaaacgaacgagagttttcgtatatagatgtATGGGGCTAGTTATGTGACACAgaatgtggtggtggtggtggtggtggttgtgGAAGCAGAAAtgatcgtggtgtttaagaggctttcagacaggcacatcgatatgcagggaatgcaaacaggccccagtctaagaataaaggggtaggccatttaaaacgagatgagttttggtcccctaatttgaggaaggacgtccttgctgttgaggcagtgcagcgtaggttcaccaggttaatccccgggatggcgggactgtcatatgaggaaagattgggaaagactgggctggtattcgctggaatttagaagcatgagaggatgagaggggatcttataaaattataaaagcactggatgcaggaaaaatgtccccaatgttgggggagtccagaaccaggggccacacagtcttagaataaaggggaggccatttaaaactgaggtgagaaggaactttttcacccagagagttgtgaatttgttttaattctctgccacagagggcagtggaggccaattcactggatggatttaagagagagttagatagagctctgggggctagcggagtcaggggatatggggagaaggcaggcacgggttactgattgtggacgatcagccacgatcacaatgaatggcggtgctggctcgaagggccgagtggcctcctccagcacctattttccatatttctatgtttctatgtttatcagtgtgggcaggttgggccgaagggcttgtgtgCTCAGTGTAAGACTACTTTGCACAACCCCGTGACTGTGCCACTGACGGCAGCAGCCGTGTGGAGGAGCAGAGTTTGCAGTGAGCAAAAGCTGAGACAAGGTGAGGCGAATTGTGGGCCAGTTGCAGGGAGAAGGCTGGCAGAAGgagcgacgggccgaatggcgggTGGGCTGGACCGGGGCAGGGCCGGGGGTGGGCTCACCGTTCTTGCACTGGAACTTGTCGCGGCAGTtgattttctacgtttctgtgaatggagggatatggaccacatgcaggcagaggaggctgGTTTAACTGGGcacggacatcgtgggccgaagggcctgttcctgttctgcccCGTTGTTCTGTGTGCATGATTGGGAGATTTCATCACTCAAACAGAGGAGCAAGACATGGAGAGTGAAAAGGGGAAGGTTGTGAAGAGAGATGTGGCTGGGATGTGGTCTCCAGAGggcttcacggtggcgcagcggtagagttgttgctttacagcgaatgcagcgccggagactcaggttcgatcctggctacgggtgctgcactgtaaggagtttgtacgttctccccgtgacctgcgtgggttttctccgagatcttcggtttcctcccacactccaaagacgtacaggtttgtaggttaattggctgagtaaatgtaaaaattgtccctagtgggtgtaggatagtgttagtgtgcggggatcgctgggcggcacggacttggtgggccgaagggcctgtttccggctgtatatatatgatgatgatgttcggcacggacctcgtgggccgcagggcctgtttgttTGTGCCTTGCGCTGTTGGTATGTTCGGTTCGCCAACGCAGTTATTGTGGATGAgccctgaccaaagatactagaggagcaagatggaccactccgtcgaaatcgcctacactgaagtgaagcacgcaaaggagcgtaacgtccgccattttagtaagcaaaacccgccgttcgctgtgtatgcctctcgcagtgtaatcagtgtttgggggaacagtatgtgtgatgataccattaaaatgcagaatatatctcacctgtccactcacagatttttgttatttttctttttaaatgtttctgcaagtttctgcctactaaaatggccgccgtgacgtgctacggtttttggggtcgagCAGTCTATCTCCCCGGGCCCTTGGGAAGACCGACCGGGCCCCGGGGGCCGAGAGAGGGCCCGACTAGAGAATGCGGCCCACCATCAcggcactcccctctctcccctcccacccccattcccccacccccctcctccctcccttcactccctccttcctcccctcccttccccacccccctcctcacatccactccctcccctcccacccccattcacccctcactcccctcctcgcaaatgcctcctcactccccccccctcattccctcccttcactccctccttcctcccctccctcccctcccaccccattcacccctcactcccctcctcgcaaatgcctcctcactcccccccctcacttccctccccttactccccttcacactccctcccctccccctccccccaccccatcctcactccccccctcactcccctccccttactccccttcacactccctcccctcccccctccccatcctcactcccccccctcactcccctccccttactccccttcacactccctcccctccccctcccccctccccatcctcactccccccctcactcccctccccttactccccttcacactccctcccctcccccatcactccccatactcccctccccactcccctcctcactcccctcctcgcaaatgcctcctcacccctccctcactcccctccccctactcccctcccccccactccctccctcccctccctcccctcctccctcccctcctggcAAATCCTTTCATGCTCTGCTCTATGATCTTTGGCTCTGACCAAGGTGCTTCCTCTCTCCCAGAAAACGGTCCTGGAGGATGACGTCACGGCCATGTTTTACGCCGATGCTGCCGATTATGACACTCGAGTCTCCAATGTGAACAACTTGTACGATGAAAGGTCGAGCACGTTCAAAATCCCCGTGTTGTTCAGTCGCAAATGGACCACGACAACCACCCGGAAATCCAGCTTCAAGGAGCTGATCAAAGCTTCCAAAAAGAAGGTAGAGTTGCCATCACAACACAACCTAGCGCGAATGAACGTacaacagtagacacaaaatgctggagtaactcagcgggtcaggtgtgacGGTGTGAgggtgtgatggtgtgtgacggtgtgtgacggtgtgatggtgtgatggtgtgtgacggtgtgtgacggtgcggtgtgtgacggtgtgtgacggtgcggtgtgtgacggtgtgtgacggtgtgatggtgtgatggtgtgtgacggtgtgtgacggtgtgatggtgtgatggtgtgtgacggtgtgtgacggtgcggtgtgtgacggtgcggtgtgtgacggtgcggtgtgtgacggtgtgtgacggtgtgtgacagtgcggtgtgtgacggtgcgtgacggtgcgtgacggtgcgtgacggtgtgtgacggtgtgtgacggtgcggtgcgtgacggtgcgtgacggtgtgtgacagtgtgtgacggtgtgtgacagtgcagtgtgtgacggtgtgggacggtgcggtgtgtgacggtgtgtgacagtgtgtgacggtgtgtgacagtgtgtgacggtgtgtgacagtgcggtgtgtgacggtgtgtgacggtgtgtgacggtgcgtgacggtgcggtgtgtgacggtgcggtgtgtgacggggcggggtgtgacggtgtgtgatggtgtgtgacggtgcggtgtgtgacggtgcggtgtgtgacggtgcgtgacggtgcggtgtgtgacagtgcggtgtgtgacggggcggtgtgtgacggtgtgtgacggtgcgtgacggtgcggtgtgtgacggggcggtgtgtgacggtgtgtgacggtgtgtgacggtgtgtgacggtgtgtgacggtgtggtgtgtgacggggcggtgtgtgacggtgtgtgacggtgtgtgacggtgtgtgacggtgcggtgtgtgacggtgtgtgacggtgcgtgacggtgcggtgtgtgacggtgtgtgatggtgtgtgacggtgcgtgatggtgcggtgtgtgacggtgcgtgacggtgcggtgtgtgacggtgtgtgacggtgtggtgtgtgatggtgtgtgacggtgtgtgacggtgtgtgatggtgtgcgacggtgtgtgacggtgtgtgacggtgcggtgcgtgacggtgcgtgacggtgtgtgacggtgcggtgcgtgacggtgtgtgacggtgggtgacggtgtgtgacggtgtgtgacggtgtgtggcggtgcgtgacggtgcggtgcgtgacggtgcatgatggtgtgtgacggtgtgtgacggtgcggtgtgtaacggtgcgtgacggtgtgtgatggtgtgtgacggtgcggtgtgacggtgtgtgacggtgcagtgtgtgacggtgcggtgtgtgacggtgcggtgtgtgacggtgtgtgacagtgcggtgtgtgacggtgtgtgacggtgtgtgacggtgcgtgacggtgaggtgtgtgacggtgcggtgtgtgacggtgcgtgacggtgcggtgtgtgacggtgcggtgtgtga
This genomic window contains:
- the LOC144591816 gene encoding complement component C6-like, yielding RCISRRLLCNRQRDCSDGSDEEGCQRPTHPCGRPLRPVPAAQLIGSGYNALAGELAGEVLDNTFYGKDCNTVSEHTIDNLYRMPSNLLNFTLKKTVLEDDVTAMFYADAADYDTRVSNVNNLYDERSSTFKIPVLFSRKWTTTTTRKSSFKELIKASKKK